A region from the Rhodopseudomonas julia genome encodes:
- a CDS encoding DsbA family protein, whose protein sequence is MNALRIFYASIVAAALILAVSVGYVISQTSGSETSPAASEQGALSEDSTGATQKLVRDYLVSNPEVIEEALMALQNKRVEEARSQQSEMITRMQDQLFNSKNQVVLGNPDGAVTLVEFFDYNCGYCRRAYPDMMALIDNNPDLKMVLKEFPILSDGSVQAARIAVAVDAVAPEHYSDFHREMMTRGGQADRAKALEVVRDLNLDVAEIEAKAGESSVDENLTEVQSLARALDISGTPSYIIADEAVPGAVGFDQLQQKVSAARKCGGNTLSC, encoded by the coding sequence ATGAACGCGCTTCGTATCTTCTACGCCTCGATCGTCGCTGCAGCTTTGATCCTTGCCGTTTCGGTCGGTTATGTGATCAGCCAGACGAGCGGATCTGAGACATCGCCCGCAGCGAGCGAGCAAGGTGCACTTTCCGAGGACAGCACCGGCGCGACGCAAAAGCTGGTGCGCGACTACCTGGTCTCCAATCCGGAGGTCATCGAAGAGGCGCTCATGGCTTTGCAGAACAAGCGCGTCGAGGAAGCCCGGAGCCAGCAGAGCGAAATGATCACGCGCATGCAGGACCAGCTGTTCAATTCCAAGAACCAGGTCGTGCTCGGCAATCCCGACGGTGCGGTCACGCTCGTGGAGTTCTTCGACTACAATTGCGGCTATTGCCGCCGCGCCTATCCCGACATGATGGCGCTGATCGACAACAATCCCGACCTCAAGATGGTGTTGAAGGAGTTTCCGATCCTCTCCGACGGCTCAGTGCAAGCGGCCAGGATCGCGGTTGCCGTCGACGCCGTCGCTCCGGAACATTATAGTGATTTTCATCGGGAAATGATGACGCGCGGCGGCCAGGCGGACCGTGCCAAGGCGCTGGAAGTCGTGCGCGATCTCAATCTCGATGTCGCTGAAATCGAGGCCAAGGCCGGCGAGTCCTCAGTCGACGAGAATCTGACCGAGGTGCAGTCGCTCGCACGGGCTCTCGATATTTCGGGCACTCCGTCCTACATCATCGCCGATGAGGCCGTGCCCGGCGCGGTCGGCTTCGATCAATTGCAGCAAAAGGTTTCCGCTGCACGCAAATGCGGTGGCAACACGCTCAGCTGCTGA
- a CDS encoding NADH:ubiquinone oxidoreductase subunit NDUFA12 encodes MKKFFLQIFTWWHDATLNTRFFTWRKGIFVGEDDSGNRYYRHRKNNSRWVLYNGDPEASRVPPGWYGWLHYRTDIPPTDESYTPPPWEKPHRPNMTGTAGAYHPPGSLTTPETRPNVTGDYEPWTP; translated from the coding sequence ATGAAGAAGTTTTTCCTGCAGATTTTCACCTGGTGGCACGACGCGACCCTCAACACGCGCTTCTTCACATGGCGCAAAGGCATCTTTGTCGGCGAGGACGATTCCGGAAACCGCTATTATCGGCACCGCAAGAACAATTCTCGCTGGGTGCTTTACAACGGCGATCCGGAGGCCTCCCGTGTGCCGCCGGGGTGGTATGGCTGGCTGCATTACCGCACGGACATTCCGCCGACGGACGAGAGCTATACGCCCCCGCCCTGGGAGAAACCGCATCGGCCGAATATGACCGGCACTGCCGGCGCCTATCATCCGCCGGGCTCCCTCACGACGCCGGAAACGCGCCCCAACGTCACCGGCGATTACGAGCCGTGGACGCCCTGA
- the aat gene encoding leucyl/phenylalanyl-tRNA--protein transferase yields MCGEDAFAITPDILLKAYACGIFPMADSADDPNLFWVEPHERGILPLETFHVPRRLKRTMRSGLFEIRVDTDFDAVIGGCARRRPGRRSTWINGEIRRLFGALFRRGYVHTVETWQEGRLVGGLYGLSLGGAFFGESMFSDERDASKVALVALVERLRAGGYVLLDTQFTTSHLETFGAVSVSRARYQEMLEEAVQVEADFDRLDKMGQSSASETEDEGGPAGRG; encoded by the coding sequence ATGTGCGGCGAAGACGCATTCGCCATTACGCCCGATATTCTGCTCAAGGCCTATGCCTGCGGCATCTTTCCGATGGCCGATTCGGCCGACGACCCGAACCTGTTTTGGGTCGAGCCGCACGAGCGGGGCATCCTGCCGCTCGAGACGTTCCATGTGCCGCGTCGGCTAAAACGTACCATGCGCTCCGGGCTTTTCGAGATCCGCGTCGACACTGATTTCGACGCGGTGATCGGCGGATGCGCCAGACGCCGTCCGGGGCGCCGTTCGACATGGATCAACGGCGAGATCCGCCGTCTCTTCGGCGCGCTCTTCAGGCGCGGCTATGTGCATACGGTTGAGACGTGGCAGGAGGGAAGGCTGGTTGGGGGCCTCTATGGCCTGTCCCTCGGCGGTGCCTTCTTCGGCGAGAGCATGTTCTCAGACGAACGCGATGCTTCCAAGGTGGCGCTCGTTGCCCTGGTGGAGCGCTTGCGCGCCGGAGGCTACGTGCTCCTGGATACCCAGTTCACCACTTCGCATCTCGAAACCTTCGGCGCCGTGTCGGTGTCGCGTGCGCGCTATCAGGAGATGCTGGAAGAGGCTGTGCAAGTGGAGGCCGACTTCGATCGCCTCGACAAAATGGGTCAAAGTTCCGCGTCAGAGACGGAAGACGAGGGCGGCCCGGCCGGTCGGGGTTAA
- the accC gene encoding acetyl-CoA carboxylase biotin carboxylase subunit, whose product MFSKVLIANRGEIALRILRACKELGVQTVAVHSTADADAMHVRLADESVCIGPPSASQSYLNIPTIVSACEITGADAVHPGYGFLSENARFADILAAHGITFIGPTAEHIRLMGDKVQAKETAMALGIPVVPGSKGAITDAAEACRIAAEVGYPVLLKAAAGGGGRGMKVANGPDEVASALATAKAEAMAAFGDDSMYVEKYLANPRHIEVQVMGDGEGTAIHLGERDCSLQRRHQKVWEEAPSPALNEEERSRIGETVANAMANLGYRGAGTVEFLYENGEFYFIEMNTRLQVEHPVTEAVTGIDLVVEQLRVAAGSPLSVRQEDVVIRGHAIECRINAENPETFSPSPGRISYYHPPGGLGVRVDSAVYQGYRVPPHYDSLIGKLIVYGRTRVECMMRLRRALDEFVVDGIETTLPLFRDLVANADIANGAYDIRWLEKFLADTRSRDKLIA is encoded by the coding sequence ATGTTTTCCAAGGTTCTGATTGCCAATCGCGGGGAAATCGCACTCAGGATCCTGCGTGCCTGCAAGGAGCTGGGCGTGCAGACCGTGGCTGTGCACTCGACCGCCGATGCGGACGCGATGCATGTGCGTCTCGCTGACGAGAGCGTGTGTATCGGTCCTCCGTCGGCTTCCCAGAGTTATCTCAATATTCCGACGATCGTCTCCGCCTGCGAGATCACCGGCGCAGACGCCGTGCATCCGGGTTATGGCTTCCTGTCGGAAAATGCGCGCTTTGCCGATATTCTCGCCGCCCACGGGATCACCTTCATCGGCCCGACGGCCGAACATATCCGCCTGATGGGCGACAAGGTGCAGGCCAAGGAAACGGCGATGGCGCTCGGGATTCCCGTCGTCCCGGGCTCCAAGGGCGCGATCACAGATGCCGCCGAAGCCTGCCGGATCGCTGCCGAAGTCGGCTACCCCGTCCTTTTGAAGGCAGCAGCCGGTGGTGGTGGCCGCGGCATGAAGGTGGCCAACGGCCCCGATGAAGTGGCGTCGGCCCTGGCAACCGCCAAAGCCGAAGCGATGGCGGCCTTTGGCGACGATTCCATGTATGTGGAAAAATACCTCGCCAATCCGCGCCACATCGAAGTGCAGGTCATGGGCGACGGCGAGGGGACAGCGATCCATCTCGGCGAGCGCGATTGTTCGCTGCAGCGCCGTCACCAGAAGGTCTGGGAAGAGGCGCCGTCTCCTGCCCTCAACGAGGAAGAGCGCAGCCGCATCGGCGAGACCGTCGCCAATGCCATGGCCAATCTCGGCTACCGCGGCGCCGGCACCGTCGAATTCCTCTACGAGAACGGCGAGTTCTATTTCATCGAAATGAATACCCGCCTGCAGGTGGAGCATCCGGTGACGGAGGCGGTGACGGGCATCGATCTCGTCGTCGAACAGCTTCGCGTCGCCGCCGGCTCGCCTCTCTCTGTGCGTCAGGAAGACGTGGTCATCAGGGGCCACGCCATCGAATGCCGGATCAATGCGGAGAACCCGGAGACGTTTTCGCCCTCTCCGGGCCGCATCAGCTATTATCACCCGCCGGGCGGTCTCGGCGTTCGCGTCGATTCGGCCGTCTATCAGGGCTATCGTGTGCCGCCGCATTACGACAGCCTGATCGGCAAGCTGATCGTCTACGGGCGCACGCGTGTGGAATGCATGATGCGTCTGCGCCGCGCCCTCGACGAATTCGTTGTCGATGGTATCGAGACGACACTGCCGCTTTTCCGTGATCTCGTTGCGAACGCCGATATCGCCAATGGCGCCTACGATATTCGCTGGCTCGAGAAGTTTTTGGCCGATACGCGTTCGCGCGACAAGCTGATCGCCTGA
- the accB gene encoding acetyl-CoA carboxylase biotin carboxyl carrier protein, with the protein MAEKKRAIDKELVRELAELLKETELSEIEIENEDLRIRVARNLGPAPAANYAVSVPAEAAPSARGAADAPEAMDDPSRHPGCVPSPMVGTVYRAPAPGARPFVEIGDTVREGQTVLIVEAMKHMNEVAAPHSGRVSAVLVEDGQPVEYGEPLLIIE; encoded by the coding sequence ATGGCTGAAAAGAAGCGTGCGATCGACAAGGAGCTGGTGCGTGAGCTTGCCGAGCTCCTGAAGGAAACTGAGCTTTCCGAGATCGAAATCGAGAACGAGGATTTGCGCATCCGTGTGGCGCGCAATCTGGGGCCGGCGCCGGCGGCGAATTATGCCGTCTCAGTGCCGGCGGAAGCTGCGCCATCCGCACGCGGGGCGGCGGATGCTCCGGAGGCGATGGACGATCCGAGCCGGCATCCGGGTTGCGTTCCTTCGCCGATGGTGGGCACGGTCTACCGCGCTCCTGCGCCAGGCGCGCGGCCTTTCGTCGAAATCGGCGATACGGTGCGCGAAGGCCAGACGGTCCTCATCGTGGAAGCGATGAAGCACATGAACGAAGTCGCGGCTCCGCATTCCGGACGCGTCAGCGCCGTCCTCGTCGAGGATGGCCAGCCGGTGGAATACGGCGAGCCCCTGTTGATCATCGAATGA
- the aroQ gene encoding type II 3-dehydroquinate dehydratase, which translates to MAPVLHILNGPNLNRLGVREPSIYGMATLADIEAMLRDRLQERGYDLIFRQTNHEGELVEFVHAADGAKGVVLNAGAYTHTSVALADAVRSIAAPVIEVHLSNVFAREAFRHHSYIAPVAQGVVCGFGAQSYWLAAEALIEMNEAGRLET; encoded by the coding sequence ATGGCGCCCGTCCTCCATATCCTCAACGGTCCAAATCTCAACCGCCTCGGTGTCCGGGAACCGTCGATCTATGGGATGGCTACGCTTGCCGATATCGAAGCGATGTTGCGCGACCGCCTTCAGGAGCGGGGGTACGATTTGATTTTTCGTCAGACCAACCATGAAGGCGAACTTGTCGAGTTCGTCCATGCGGCGGATGGCGCGAAGGGTGTGGTGCTGAATGCTGGCGCCTACACCCACACTTCCGTGGCGCTCGCCGATGCGGTTCGTTCCATCGCTGCGCCCGTCATTGAAGTGCATTTGTCGAACGTCTTCGCGCGCGAAGCGTTCAGACACCATTCTTATATCGCGCCGGTGGCGCAGGGCGTGGTCTGCGGCTTCGGCGCGCAGTCCTACTGGCTGGCAGCTGAGGCGCTGATCGAGATGAACGAGGCCGGGAGGCTTGAGACATAG
- a CDS encoding alpha/beta hydrolase has translation MRFANLTSPERGYQRISDIAYGVGPRHKLDLYKSESPRENTPLVVFFYGGGWDSGKKGDYRFIAQALTSLGCDVAIPDYRLYPDVHFPQFVEDAAKAVAFLAAGKADGRRRPAFLAGHSAGAQIAFLLTLDQRYLAKAGSSVETAVQGAIGLAGPYDFLPLEDERYKRVFPLETRAASQPIAFVEGPTPPIFLATGSADRTVDPANSERLARKLRSFGNENVTHVTYPKIGHAELIGTLLPLLQRRASLLADIEGFIAAYSQPPMFSQEPQEPARAIIPAT, from the coding sequence TTGCGGTTTGCCAACCTCACCTCCCCGGAGCGGGGCTATCAGCGGATATCCGACATCGCGTACGGCGTGGGACCGCGCCATAAGCTCGATCTCTACAAGAGCGAATCACCACGCGAGAACACGCCGCTGGTTGTGTTTTTCTATGGCGGCGGATGGGACAGCGGCAAAAAGGGGGATTACCGATTCATCGCCCAGGCGCTCACCTCGCTCGGCTGCGACGTCGCCATCCCCGATTACCGCCTCTATCCGGACGTGCACTTTCCGCAGTTCGTCGAAGACGCGGCGAAGGCCGTCGCCTTTCTCGCCGCGGGCAAGGCCGACGGGCGCCGCCGCCCGGCTTTTCTTGCCGGGCATTCGGCTGGCGCCCAGATCGCCTTCCTTCTGACGCTCGACCAACGCTACCTTGCGAAAGCCGGAAGTTCGGTGGAGACGGCGGTGCAAGGCGCCATCGGCCTTGCCGGACCCTACGACTTCCTGCCGCTGGAAGATGAACGCTACAAACGCGTCTTTCCCTTGGAAACGCGCGCGGCAAGCCAGCCCATTGCCTTCGTGGAGGGCCCGACGCCGCCAATCTTTCTCGCCACCGGGAGCGCTGACCGGACCGTCGATCCGGCCAATTCAGAACGCCTGGCCCGAAAGCTGCGCAGCTTCGGCAACGAGAACGTTACGCACGTCACCTATCCGAAGATCGGCCATGCGGAGCTGATTGGAACTCTGCTGCCATTGCTGCAGCGCCGCGCGTCTCTGCTTGCCGATATAGAAGGTTTCATCGCCGCGTATTCGCAGCCGCCGATGTTCTCTCAGGAGCCCCAAGAGCCTGCGCGAGCCATCATTCCAGCGACGTGA
- a CDS encoding putative bifunctional diguanylate cyclase/phosphodiesterase — MQRYSPKESARAIAEAGALLIWRAAPDGTPLVALADDRQTQVPTGLPFVCVALVHPEDQEPMRAKWHRCLTEACPFDMHYRLRQADGSYRWTRGRGIPLMSADGSVQEWVGTVGDIHDHVTMEAALSLSEERLRLALESTGLGIWEYDVATGVTWLSETAAQILRRPGLRLSRRERHAVLHPDDRPVLMALFRDAVARRSEERFETEFRIRRGDPPETIWATCSARLVFGANGALSRIIGTLGDITERRWQQETLFRLAHYDHLTGLPNRRRLAQLFEEHGARTTSVGFLIVDIDNFKDTNDRFGHAIGDEVLRAVARRLRDVIPDEAPIARLGSDEFGALLPGMDQRGQALAIAQQIHEAFAFPFPAPERSVHLSAGIGIAFAKERSEGVDALLVEADLAVAEAKRVGPGETAFFAPALRERLHQRQQLYDEFERALNEDEFDLFYQPQIALQDGNIIGAEALLRWRHPERGLLEPKDFLPILARSRWARPTGDWVLRRACLDAAKLAAQGAPLRVAVNLFSAQLQNGALDRTIERCLAESGLPAHFLEIEITEHVILSNDEATLAKLDRITDLGCSLAFDDYGTGYASLSMLTRYPVTRLKIEQSFIAPVCVDNTHAAIVEAILSLAKSLGLGVTAEGVENSEQARWLKTHGCPEGQGRLFGMPMPLLDLRGYVLGWPGRHGA, encoded by the coding sequence ATGCAGCGCTATTCGCCGAAGGAGAGCGCTCGTGCCATCGCCGAGGCGGGTGCGCTCTTGATCTGGCGCGCAGCGCCCGACGGCACGCCTTTGGTGGCGCTCGCGGATGATCGCCAGACGCAGGTTCCCACGGGCCTGCCTTTCGTCTGCGTCGCACTGGTGCATCCCGAGGATCAGGAGCCCATGCGCGCGAAGTGGCATCGGTGCCTCACCGAGGCGTGTCCCTTCGACATGCATTATCGCCTGCGTCAGGCCGATGGCTCGTACCGTTGGACACGCGGGCGCGGCATCCCGCTCATGAGCGCCGACGGGAGCGTGCAGGAATGGGTCGGCACGGTCGGCGACATCCATGACCATGTCACGATGGAAGCCGCTCTCAGTCTGAGCGAAGAACGCCTGCGGCTCGCCCTGGAGAGCACCGGCCTCGGAATCTGGGAATATGATGTCGCGACAGGCGTCACCTGGCTGTCGGAAACCGCCGCGCAAATCTTGCGGCGCCCCGGCCTGCGCCTGAGCCGCAGGGAACGCCATGCCGTTCTCCATCCCGATGATCGCCCTGTCTTGATGGCTCTTTTCCGCGATGCGGTGGCACGGCGCAGCGAAGAGCGCTTCGAGACCGAGTTTCGCATCCGCAGGGGTGATCCGCCGGAAACGATCTGGGCCACATGTTCTGCCCGCCTCGTCTTTGGCGCAAACGGCGCTCTCTCACGCATCATCGGCACGCTTGGCGACATCACCGAAAGGCGCTGGCAACAGGAGACGCTCTTCCGACTGGCGCATTACGACCACCTCACGGGTCTCCCGAATCGGCGGCGTCTCGCGCAGCTCTTCGAAGAACATGGGGCACGCACGACGAGCGTCGGCTTTCTGATCGTCGACATCGACAATTTCAAAGATACCAACGATCGCTTCGGCCATGCGATCGGCGACGAGGTTTTGCGTGCCGTGGCGCGGCGCCTGCGCGATGTGATCCCGGACGAGGCCCCGATCGCCCGTCTCGGCAGCGACGAATTCGGCGCGCTTCTTCCCGGGATGGATCAGCGCGGCCAGGCGCTCGCCATTGCGCAACAGATCCACGAGGCATTCGCCTTCCCTTTCCCGGCCCCCGAACGCAGCGTGCATCTTTCGGCCGGCATCGGCATTGCTTTTGCGAAGGAGCGCAGCGAAGGCGTGGATGCACTTCTCGTTGAAGCCGATCTCGCCGTCGCAGAGGCAAAGCGCGTCGGTCCGGGCGAAACGGCGTTCTTCGCGCCCGCGCTGCGTGAGCGCCTGCATCAACGACAGCAGCTTTACGACGAATTCGAGCGAGCGCTCAACGAGGACGAGTTCGACCTCTTCTATCAGCCGCAGATCGCGCTGCAGGATGGAAACATCATCGGGGCCGAGGCGCTCCTGCGCTGGCGTCATCCCGAGCGGGGTCTGCTCGAGCCAAAGGACTTTCTGCCGATCCTCGCCCGCAGCCGCTGGGCGAGACCGACAGGAGATTGGGTGCTGCGACGGGCCTGTCTCGACGCGGCCAAACTCGCGGCCCAAGGCGCACCTCTGCGCGTCGCCGTCAATCTGTTCTCAGCCCAGCTGCAGAACGGAGCGCTCGACCGCACGATCGAGCGATGCCTGGCGGAAAGCGGCCTGCCGGCACATTTTCTGGAGATCGAGATCACCGAGCACGTGATCTTGTCCAACGACGAGGCGACCCTCGCTAAGCTCGACCGAATCACCGATCTCGGCTGCTCCCTCGCCTTCGACGATTATGGCACCGGCTATGCCTCCCTCTCCATGCTCACCCGCTATCCGGTGACGCGTCTCAAGATCGAACAAAGCTTCATCGCCCCCGTCTGCGTCGACAATACCCATGCGGCAATCGTCGAGGCGATCTTGTCGCTTGCCAAGAGCCTCGGCCTCGGCGTGACGGCAGAGGGCGTGGAGAATTCAGAGCAGGCACGATGGCTCAAAACGCATGGCTGTCCTGAAGGACAGGGGCGGCTCTTCGGCATGCCGATGCCGCTTCTCGATCTGCGCGGCTACGTGCTTGGCTGGCCGGGCCGGCACGGAGCCTAG